ctaaactagtaccaacaaaactgccaccctatcccgtagtttctaaaatggagtcacttttttggagtttctactctaggggtgcatcaggggggcttcaaatgggacatggtgtcaaaaaaccagtccagcaaaatctgccttccaaaaaccgtatggcattcctttccttctgcgccctgccgtgtgcccgtacagctgtttacgaccacatatggggtgtttctgtaaattacagaataagggccataaataatgagttttgtttggctgttaacccttgctttgtaactggaaaaaaaaaattaaaatggaaaatctgccaaaaatgtgaaattttgaaattgtgtctctattttccattaaatcttgtgcaatacctaaagggttaacaaagtttgtaaaatcagttttgaatagcttgaggggtgtagtttcttagatggggtcactattatggaatttctaatctaggggtgcatcaggggggcttcaaatgggacatggtgtcaaaaaaccagtccagcaaaacctgccttccaaaaaccaaaccgcgcacctttcactctacgccctactgtgtggctgtacagtagtttacggccacatattgggtgtttctgtaaacggcagagtcagggcaataaagatacaatcttgtttggctgttaacccttgctttgttagtggaaaaaatgggttaaaattaaaaattagacaaaaaaatgaaattctcaaatttcctccccatttgccaataactcttgtgcaacacctaaagggttaacaatgtatggaaaatcagttttgaataccttgaggggtgtagtttcttagatggggtggtttctattgatttttgggtggtttctattatgtaagcctcgcaaagtgacttcagacctgaactggtccctaaaaattgagtttttgtaaatttctgaaaaatttcaagatttgcttctaaacttctaagccttgtaacatccccaaaaaataaaatatcattcccaaaacaatttaaacatgaagtagacatatgggaaatgtaaagtcatcacaattttttggggtattactatgtattacagaagtagagaaactgaaactttgaaatttgcaaatttttccaaatttttggtaaattaggtatttttttgtgcaaaaaaaataatttttttgacttcattttaccagtgtcatgaagtacaatatgtgacgaaaaaacaatctcataacggcctggataagtcaaagcgttttaaagttatgagcacttaaagtgacactggtcagatttgcaaaaaatggcctggtcctgaaggtgaaaatgagcccggtccttaaggggttaagtttttgggcgattatcttaggtaggatcttattttttgcgggatgagatgacggtttgattggcactattttggggtgcatatgactttttgatcgcttgctattacactttttgtgatgtaaggtgacaaaaaatggtttagttagcacagtttttattttttattttttacggtgttcatctgaggggttaggtcatgtgatatttttatagagccggtcaatacggacgcggcgatacctaatatgtatactttttttgatttatgtaagttttacacaatgatttcttttttgaagcaaaaaaaatcatgtgtattactcatacagcttccagcctgtgagatccagggggctggatctcacaggctcatcaccggaaggcagcgcgatgccttccttaggcatcgcgctgccttccatgccatcgggtcccccctacagccgcatggggacccgatggcaccgccacacgccaccagcgcaataggtaaaagccgcaaaccgcaggtcagaattgacctgcggtttgcggcgatcgccgacacggggggtcacaggacccccccgtgcatttagccgaggtgcctgctcaatgatttgagcaggcaccttgttccgatcaccgcccgccgggcagtagtgatcggaacaacacatgacgtaccggtacgtcatgggtccttaaggactcaggaaccatgccgtaccgatacgtcatgggtccctaaggggttaaaatatcagatttctgtgatgtaaaaaaatgagacaaagataaataatttccgaactttttccacctttaggcctctttcagacgggcgttgcgggaaaatgtgcgggtgcgttgcgggaacatgcgcgatttttcagcgcgatcgcaaaacattgtaatgcgttttgaactcgtgtgagaaaaatcgtgcatgtttggtacccaaacccgaacttcttcacagacgttcgggcttgggatcggggttgtgtagattgtattattttcccttataacatggttataagggaaaataatagcattctgaatagagaatgcttagtaaaatagcactggaggggttaaaaaaataaaataaaatttaactcaccttagtccacttgatcgcacagcccggcatctccttctgtctccttctttgctgaacaggacctgtggtgacgtcactccggtcatcacatgatccatcaccatggtaaaagatcatgtgatggatcatgtgatgaccggagtgacgtcaccacaggtcctgttcctgcaatgaatgctgcccacaggtcctgttcagcaaagaaggagatagacgagatgccggcagcgcgatcaagtggattaaggtgagttaaataattttttattttttttaacccctccagcgctgttttactaagcattctgtattcagaatgctattattttcccttataaccatgttataagggaaaataataatgatcgggtctccatcccgatcgtctcctagcaaccgtgcgtgaaaatcgcaccgcatccgcacttgcttgcggatgcttgcgattttcacgcaatcccattcacttctatggggcctgcgttgcgtaaaaaacacagaatatagagcatgctgcgattttcacgcaacgcacaagtgatgcgtgaaaatcactgctcatgtgaacagccccatagaaatgaatgggtcgtattcagtgcgggtgcaatacgttcaactcacgcatcgcatccgcgcggaatactcgcccgtgtgaaaggggccttaatgtgacctataaactgtaccactcaattgaaaaacaaactgaaatcttttaggtggagggaagaaaaaatatcaaaataaaataatgtggttgcataagtgtgcacaccctcttataactggggatgtagctgtattcagaattaagcaatcacatttataatcatgttaaataggagtcagcatacgcctgccatcatgtaaagtgcctctgattaaccctaaataaagttcagctgctctggttagtctttcctgaaattttcttagtctcaTCACACaagaaaagccatggtccacagagagcttccaaagcatcagagggatctcattgttaaaaggtatcagtcaggagaagggtacaaaagaatttccaaggcattagatataccatggaacacagtgaagacagtcatcatcaagtggagaaaatatggcacaacagtgacattaccaagaatggACGTccttccaaaattgatgaaaagatgagaagaaaacttgtctgggaggctaccaagaggcctacagcaacattaaaggagctgcaggaatatctggcgagTACTGGCTGtgaggtacatgtgacaacaatctcccgtattcttcatatgtctgggcaatggggtagagtggcaagacgaaagccaggctacatttttgcaaaaacacatcttaagtctcccaaaagcatgtggaaaaaggtgttatggtctgataaaaccaaggttgaactttgtggccataattccaaaagatatgtttggcgcaaaaacaacactgcacatcaccaaaagaacaccatacccacagtgaagcatggtggtggcagcatcatgccaaggggctgtttttcttcagctggaactggggccttagttaagctagagggaattatgaacagttccaaataccagtcaatattggcaaaaaaccttcaggcttctgctagaaagctgaacatgaagaggaacttcatctttcagcatgacaacgaccaaaatcatacatccaaatcaacaaaggaatggcttcaccagaagaagattaaagttttggaatggcccagccagagcccagacctgaatccgataaaaaaatctgtggggtgatctgaagagggctgtgcacgggagatgccctcgcaatctgacagatttggagagtttttgcaaagaagagtgggcaaatcttgccaagtcaaaatgtgccatgctgatagactcatacccaaaaagactgagtgctgtaataaaatcaaaaggtgcttcaacaaagtattagtttgagggtgtgcacacttatgcaaccatattattttatttttatatgttttcttccctctgcctaaaagatttcagtttgtttttcaattgagttgtacagtttataggtcacattaaaggtggaaaaagttctgaaatgatttatctttgtctcatttttttacatcacagaaacctgacatttcaacaggggtgtgtagactttttctaTCCACTGTATATTACACTTGATTGGCTGCACAGACCTCAAACCCAtcctttgggatgaactagaacaAAGATTGTGAACCCAAACCCTTTCATCCAACATCACTGTTTGACCTCACAAATGTTCttctggattaaaggggttgtctagcttgagagctaaacccggacatacccacattttcatTCAGGCAGGCCCTGTTATATGAGCATCACATGctgtgatgctctcctttgccatgTGCTGAATTGCGCATggtaaaggcttttttttggagatccagtgacgtagCCGGAGGCTTCCActcagcagtgagcctggtgacatcagcggtactgatgggcaggcttaaaacggctagggcagcgctaaagccggaccatcagagccggtgatgtcaccaaatacactgctaggcagaagcctccgcttAGCAGTGTAATAATATAAACAAAGAAGCCCTTGCTATGCACGTTCCAgctcagggcaagggagagcatcagagcatcaaATGCTTTGATGCTCATATTACagggcctgcctgggtgaaaatggggctatgtccgggttcagctctaaacctggacaatccctttaatgggcAAAATTCCCCACAGATACACTCCAAAAGCTTGTAGAAAGCTTTACCAGAAGAATGGAAGCTGATTTAGTTGCAACGGGTGGAACCATTTCCCTATTACTGACTATGGATTTCAAAAGGGATGTCACAAAGGCTCCTGCAGGAGTCCCAATTCTTTTGTCCCTATAGTGTATTTTTTTAGGCTATGTCcatactagcgtttttgctggatccggcaggataatacaaccatctgcatccgttatgaacagatccggttgtattatttttaacattgcGCCGCAtcctaggacggaaagcaaactacaacatgttgcggtttgctctccggtatgggaacgcaactaaatggaactgaatgcattttggagcattctgttctgttcagttttgtccctattgacaatgaatggggacaaaactgaagcgtttttttccggtattgagaccctatgacggatctcaataccggaaaactaaaacgctagtgtgaaagtagcctaagacgtttGAGCTGGATAGCCAGGTAACCAGGGAGAGATACCTATAGCTGTAGATTTTTTGTAGATTTTATGTAGACTTTATTTCATCCAAAGCTGGAAGTAGATTATAATCTAAAGAGCAATATCctgtacagcgctccagatggctaccaaaatggtcgccaatgcgacttagaattgcaaaatggcgacaagattttttagtcttgtcgctatTTGcacctagaccctccgctgctctgcctctttaAGAAATTTCATCCAGCAGACACACGCTGCTGGGTGAAGATCCGCCCGACCCTTACACTACCCGACAAAGAGGGTGGTCGGGGCTTGGGTTCCCGCATCTTGTGCTCCCGCTTCCAGTAATTTCCCAGTCAGCGCCCCTTCACGTGTATTCGCTACTGCACAAACAACGCTCGTTTCTATTAGACGGTTGTGAGTCTCCTCCTGTGTCCTGCTCGCTGATTGGCTTGTGAGTGTGGTGGGCGGAACAAGCGTCGCCTGTGTGCTGTCCCGGCTGGCGTgcacatggatcctgagaagggaaCTGGCCCTGTTATGTGCTGGGTGAGTGTTTGCTGTGCAAATAAAGTGACATGTTCTTGTGAAGGGACGTGGCTTGTAGCGGCCTACATGGTGTATATTGACGCTGACCAGTCCAGACAAACCTTTATCTTCAAAATGGAACTCCCTCCCTGTCCTGTtgccacactgcatcaaattgaagATGTCTGCTTGCTGTCCGTGAATACAGACGCTGATGCTTACATCCAAAACCTGCAATCTAGTGGTAAACGCTATGCTttatctacactgatacattgtaacagaaccTCAGCTGTAATAAGTAGATGGTTAAGATAGTTTTCAGTGTCCCAGTGGCTGACTGGAAGCAGAGAGTTTGAAAATTGGGAGGTAGTAACACACAGTGAATAGACGCATATGTACAGAGGCTGAAAAcccatcctggtgacagagctgtgggtttgttacaatgtgtcagtgaaTCTTGGTGCTGTACTCCAGGTTGAgggtacatagaaacatagaaacatagaatgtgtcggcagataagaaccatttggcccatctagtctgcccaatatactgagtactatggataagaGGGGTTGTACCCCAGCGCCTCTTAGTAGCTAAAAGGTTGGAGAGGAGAACATAGCATCCAAATCTAAATTatgtgctttagggctcatgctattttttttgcggacccattgaagtgaatggttctgcatacggtccgcaaaaaaactgaacggacacggaaagaaaatacgttagtgTATATGAGCTCTTATACTGTCAAGGAAAGTTTTTGTTTGGATGAGATTCTCGAAAAAGCAGACAAGCAGCGGAGGCCTGGAAGCAAATGAGCCAGGACCCAGCACCTAGGGATTACCAACGCAAATCTGGCTAGTCTGACAGGTCATGGAAATgagtgtacaacccctttaactgcatgggctgtagcttagaaaaccccatgctcctaaacatcccagctatattatatgtattttaaatttggctaccaaaaatttcatttggctcctaaatttttcaggttaggagccaatggctccttgatattttttttagtcttgagcgctgatgtaatgtccttaatttTTAGCCACTCCAAGCTTCTCATGCaaacaaagtaaaaaagaaacaataaatgaaaaatgtaaaactACCACTCCATTACCCTGATTTCTTTGTATAGTACATGACCATGCTGCATCTCCTCTCTGCTATGTACTAAAATTCATGTAGCTTTCAGGGAATGTGTGAGATGGACAGTACCTAATATCACTGACCCACAGATCCCTTCATGATTTTTCACTGAGCATTTCAGTAGAAAACAATGGTGGTAATCATATTGAGACGTGATCTTATGAAGATGCTGGCTTCAACacaagggtgaaaaatacaggagAACTGCCTGGTGACCTAACATCATGATCTACTGGTCTTGGTACTGAGGTCCACTGATATATTGTGATCTTTTGTCACCCCAGTTGATCAATGAATTTTTACTCCATGCCTTGAAATTTGTATAGATGTTTTCATATAGAAATATAATTGTAatgttctgttatttaaaaataataatgtaagttttattcttggcagatgactgGACCAGGAGCTCAGAGGAACATCTGATATCTTCAGATTTTAAAGCAGATGATTATGGTGTCATAGAAGATACATATGAAGAGCATGTCATTATCTCGAATATATCATCTGCCTTTCACAGCAAAGATCTATCTTCTGATCCTTTGGATCAAGTCCAATCTTCTGAGTTATCACAGACTGTTAAGCAAAATAAATGTTGCAGAAGGGATGTTCAACATCAAAGGCTACACAACGGGGAGAAGGCTTTTTCATGTTTTAGCTttaaatcagctcttgttattCATTAGAgaattcatacaggagagaagccatttccctgttcagaatgtgggaaatattttaacAAAAAGTCAAATCTTGTTGCTCATGAAATAATTCATACAGGGAATAAGGCTTTTTCTTGTTCATATTGTGGGAAATATTATAGCGTTAAATCAGGTCTGTTTATGCATCAGAGAATTCAtagaggggagaagccattttcatgttcaaatGTGAGAAATTATTTAACAAAAAGTCAAATCTTGTTGCTCgtgaaagaattcacacaggggagaagcctcattcatgttcagaatgtgggaaatgttttaaccgtaaatcagatcttgttaaacatcagagaatgcacagaggagagaagccattttcatgttcagaatgtgggaaatgtttttcagataaatcatatcttgttagacatcagatacttcacacaggggagaagccattttcatgttcaaaatgtgaaaaatgttttaatcATAAATCACATCTTGCTATACATaacagaattcacacaggggagaagctattttcatgttcagaatgtggaaaatggttcacagataaatcacatcttgttagacatcagagaattcacacaggggagaagccatattcatgttcagagtgtAGGAAATGTTTCACGgataaatcatatcttgttaaacatgagagaattcacacaggggagaagccattttcgtgTTTAGAATTTGACAAATGCTTTAAACAAAAAACAGAGCtttttaaacatcagagaattcacacaggggagaagccattggtATGCCAAGATTATGAGACAACTCTCGTTGACCATCTCAAATAGAGGAGAAGCTATTCTGatgaatgtggaaagtgttttaacactcagctgtaattgcagatcaaagaattcacacaggaaaaATGTCTTCATGTCcaaaatgtagaaaatgttttatcCACAAATTATATCTTCCCTTACGTTCTAACCAGCAGTTAGGGGTAGAATCCGCCCCTGCCCTGTAGGACAGTTGGAGTCTTTAATTTCAACAAATTCATCACTAATTAATTAGAGTGCCCTGAGCCTATATAAGGATACCTAGCCCCTCCTACcctgtgtttttttctgtactATGTcatgtttctgtttttttttttttattcattaggCTGGATTTCCTACATTGTTCTGGTAGGTGTATAATAGGTTGCATTAGCTTTATACTGGTTTCTGAACATTGGGAGCTACAGCTGTCTTCTATTTAgtgtttttggatgttttctactAATGCTCTTACTTTTCCTTTACTATAGGCAGCCTTGACTTTACAAATGTCGGGGTGGAAGCACTCCTCATTCCTGAGAAGATTACTGTCTGTATTGTTAAAAATGCCTAGCAATCTGGGAATTTTGGTGAAAATGTTACAGGTAAAGCTTCACTACTATGGCTAATGTTAACACTGTCTAGACTGAACATAGGGCTGCACTGCTTCTTTGACAGtagtttggtctttattaaagatatggaatccttttctctgcacagagctgagatgctccaaTAGAGAAatctggattttctctcttttcagtCAGTCGAGCTTCTTGTCTATCAGACTTTATAAACAGtcatcaaagctcaatccttatcttactgataagaatgtggtgtAGATAAGGGTTTATGACCTTTTTAAGTAATTTAGAGGTAAGGGTTATTAGtgaatttaggatgcacaaagctAGAAAAACAGCCCTTTGTGATAGaactatatttttaataaagaccaattaaaaaaaagatttttagccccagaggagtaaaatgcaatcataaaacaaAATTGTCCCCAAatgtgtacatagcttttaattagggatgagcgaatagacttcggatgaaacatccgaagtcgatttgcataaaactttgcttcaacactgtacggagcgagcgttccatacagtattagaatgtattggctccaaagaGCCGAAGTtagtacttcgcgaagtctcgcaagacttcgcataataacttcggaaattgatttatactgtaaaaaaacatttcctgaactctggttcggttacaAGTcttaccttggaactgaacccgagttcgggaaatgttttttttacagtataaatcaatttactAAGTTATTATgcggtcttgcgagacttcgcgaagtagtaactttggctcatcggagccaatacattctaatactgtacggagcgctcgctctgtccagtattgaaacaaagttttctgCAAATTtattttggatgtttcatccgaagtcgattcgctcatccctactttcaATGTATTGACTTCAGCAGGTACTGGCAACATAGGTTTGGAGGGAAGGAAAGCAAAGCAACTTCCAAATGAAAATACCTTGCAGCAAGGATTATGATATATAACAATGTCTGATAAATATAGATTTCAAAGGTGCCAGAATGTTGCCTTTTTGACCTTGCTATGAACCATCTTTCCATTGTTGACTGATTTTAAAATCCAAGCTGACAGGAGTCAGTCTCTCTTCTTTCAGAAAACTTTAGGCGTTGCAAAAGCCCGGTCAGTGTATCATTCAGATAAAGAATTCAGCATAAACAGTTCCCCTCCTCCTCTAGAAGGATAAGAATAAAGTGGGGAATATTCATTCTGAGGAAAGAAAACAAGACAGAAATTGTTCATATCCATTCGGTCAAGGGACCAGGATATCGACCTAGGGGAAGCTCCACCTCTAGGGGACCTAGGACCTTCAAAGTGGTTGAAGCTTTGAAAAAAAGCTATGATGGCAGAATGAAACATCCTGGAAATGATTATTGCTAACCAAGTTAGTCCGGATTCACTATGGTCAGCATCTCAATCCTGAACAGGTCTAGCATAGAGGAACTGTGTTCTGGTCCGGATGAAGGACCTACTCCTCTACTCAGCAGGTGCTGTACTTGATATAATAAGGTTGTCTTGCAGTTCTCAAAGGCCAGAAAGTCATCTGCTCACTTCTGTGGAAGTGTATACTTCATAAGATCTTTCTTCCTCATAAAGTGAAAAATCTACTGAGGTGAATGTGCTTCTCCTCATTGGAGTGCAAAGTACACAGTATCAGGCCTGTAACATACAATTTAAAGGCTCCTCCTCCTAAAGTTGATACATTGTAGCCAGATTCTGTTGTACCTGCTGGGTCAGGGCTATGAGTTTGACACCTGTCTTGGTCACTTCTCCAAACTGAGAGTGCTCTTAAAAAAACCCTACCCTCAGGTTTCTACGACTGCTTATAATGTTTCCAAAGCCCTAAGGAAATGTATCATTCAGGCCTAGGGTTCCAGCTACGATGCTATATCCTAACAGATGTG
This window of the Bufo bufo chromosome 6, aBufBuf1.1, whole genome shotgun sequence genome carries:
- the LOC121005779 gene encoding gastrula zinc finger protein XlCGF71.1-like — translated: MFKCEKLFNKKSNLVARERIHTGEKPHSCSECGKCFNRKSDLVKHQRMHRGEKPFSCSECGKCFSDKSYLVRHQILHTGEKPFSCSKCEKCFNHKSHLAIHNRIHTGEKLFSCSECGKWFTDKSHLVRHQRIHTGEKPYSCSECRKCFTDKSYLVKHERIHTGEKPFSCLEFDKCFKQKTELFKHQRIHTGEKPLVCQDYETTLVDHLK